In Herbaspirillum sp. WKF16, one genomic interval encodes:
- a CDS encoding cell division protein FtsQ/DivIB yields the protein MWQDVKMLNAISSALLALVLLALVASGLWWVAQRPMFTLHTIRIESAGELPLEKVNALTVRATAVPRIHGNFFTTDLSAVRAAFEAVPWVRRAMVRREWPDRLVVKVEEHKALGTWGEDGKLLSQKGDVFTANLAEAEDDGDLLEFDGPEGSEKQVVTRLVQFRQWFAPLKLEPESLVLSNRYAWTVKLDNGMTVELGRDQGEAVLKERIDRLVAVYPQLMERLQGKIESVDMRYPNGMALKADGMVLAALNGKKK from the coding sequence ATGTGGCAAGACGTCAAGATGCTAAATGCGATCAGCAGCGCGCTGCTGGCGCTGGTGCTGCTGGCCCTGGTGGCGTCGGGCCTGTGGTGGGTGGCGCAGCGGCCGATGTTTACGCTGCACACGATACGCATCGAAAGCGCGGGCGAGTTGCCGCTGGAAAAGGTCAATGCGTTGACGGTGCGGGCCACGGCGGTGCCGCGCATCCATGGCAATTTCTTCACCACCGACCTGTCGGCGGTGCGCGCGGCCTTCGAGGCGGTGCCGTGGGTGCGCCGGGCGATGGTCAGGCGCGAATGGCCGGACCGGCTGGTGGTGAAGGTAGAGGAACACAAGGCCCTGGGCACCTGGGGTGAGGACGGCAAGCTGTTGTCGCAGAAGGGCGACGTCTTCACCGCCAACCTGGCCGAGGCCGAGGATGACGGCGACCTGCTGGAGTTCGACGGCCCCGAGGGCAGCGAGAAGCAGGTGGTGACGCGGCTGGTGCAGTTCCGCCAGTGGTTTGCGCCCTTGAAGCTGGAGCCGGAGTCGCTGGTGTTGTCCAACCGCTATGCGTGGACGGTGAAGCTGGACAACGGCATGACGGTCGAGCTCGGGCGCGACCAGGGCGAAGCGGTGCTCAAGGAACGGATCGACCGGCTGGTGGCGGTGTACCCGCAGTTGATGGAGAGGTTGCAGGGCAAGATCGAGAGCGTCGACATGCGCTACCCCAACGGGATGGCGCTCAAGGCGGATGGAATGGTGCTGGCGGCATTGAACGGAAAGAAGAAATAA
- the ftsA gene encoding cell division protein FtsA — protein MTKDAKNLIVGLDIGTSKVVAVVAEVLADGRHEVIGLGQSESKGLKKGVVVNIEATVESIQRALEEAELMADCKIRNVYTGIAGSHIRSFNSSGMVAIKDKEVTAADVSRVIETAKAVNIPTDQQLLHTVPQEFIVDNQEDVREPIGMSGIRLEVKVHIVTGAVSAVQNIVKCVRRCGLEVSDLILQPMASADAVLTTDERELGVVLVDIGGGTTDVAVFTEGAIRHTAVIPIAGDQITNDIAMALRTPTLEAEEIKLRYGVAKQILADPTETLEVPGLGDRNPRTLSRQALAAVIEPRVEELFALVHQVVRESGYEEVLSSGIVLTGGSALMPGMTELAEDIFLKPARLGTPEYSGQLADVVRSPRYSTVLGLLQEAKKQYLRGYIVTRQEGSVKAVWQRMKEWFLGNF, from the coding sequence ATGACAAAAGACGCGAAAAATTTGATCGTCGGCCTCGACATCGGCACCTCGAAAGTGGTGGCCGTGGTGGCCGAAGTGCTGGCCGACGGTCGCCACGAGGTGATCGGCCTCGGGCAGTCCGAATCCAAGGGGCTGAAGAAGGGCGTGGTGGTCAATATCGAGGCCACTGTCGAATCCATCCAGCGCGCCCTGGAAGAGGCCGAACTAATGGCCGACTGCAAGATCAGAAACGTCTATACCGGCATTGCCGGCAGCCATATCCGCAGCTTCAATTCAAGCGGCATGGTCGCCATCAAGGACAAGGAAGTGACGGCGGCCGACGTCTCGCGCGTGATCGAGACCGCCAAGGCCGTCAACATCCCGACCGACCAGCAGCTGTTGCACACGGTGCCCCAGGAATTCATCGTCGACAACCAGGAAGACGTGCGCGAGCCGATCGGCATGAGCGGCATCCGCCTGGAGGTCAAGGTGCATATCGTGACCGGCGCGGTCTCGGCGGTGCAGAACATCGTCAAGTGCGTGCGCCGCTGCGGCCTGGAAGTGTCGGACCTGATCCTGCAGCCGATGGCCTCGGCCGACGCCGTGCTCACCACCGACGAGCGCGAGCTGGGCGTGGTGCTGGTGGACATCGGCGGTGGCACCACCGACGTGGCGGTGTTCACCGAAGGGGCGATCCGCCATACCGCGGTGATCCCCATCGCCGGCGACCAGATCACCAACGACATCGCGATGGCGCTGCGCACGCCGACGCTGGAAGCCGAGGAAATCAAGCTGCGCTACGGCGTGGCCAAGCAGATCCTGGCCGATCCGACCGAGACGCTAGAAGTGCCCGGCCTGGGCGACCGCAACCCGCGCACCCTGTCGCGCCAGGCGCTGGCGGCGGTGATCGAGCCGCGCGTGGAAGAGCTGTTCGCGCTGGTGCACCAGGTGGTGCGCGAGTCGGGCTACGAAGAAGTGCTGTCCTCGGGCATCGTCCTCACCGGCGGCTCGGCGCTGATGCCGGGCATGACCGAGCTGGCCGAAGACATCTTCCTCAAGCCGGCGCGCCTGGGCACGCCGGAATACAGCGGCCAGCTGGCCGACGTGGTGCGCAGCCCGCGCTACTCCACGGTGCTGGGCCTGCTGCAGGAAGCCAAGAAGCAATACCTGCGCGGCTACATCGTGACGCGCCAGGAAGGTTCGGTGAAGGCGGTCTGGCAGCGCATGAAGGAATGGTTCCTCGGCAACTTCTGA
- a CDS encoding D-alanine--D-alanine ligase — MISQDQIKAFGKVGVLYGGRSAEREVSNMSGAGVLQALRSRGVDAHPFDPGQRTLGELQAQKFDRVFIALHGRYGEDGTLQGALEQMGLPYTGPGVMASSIAMDKVMTKRIWLAHGLPTPRFAVLDAKGTTREQLRAVPDELGLPLMLKAPHEGSTIGIARVNGYSDVQAGFDLCAKYDDVVLAEEFIRGRELTVPVLGSGRAARALPVIEIRAPEGNYDYQNKYFTDDTKYLCPAPIDEQLTQRLQELAVQAFHAVGCRGWSRVDFMLRETDGQAEPYLLEINTSPGMTGHSLVPMAAKALGMSYEDLCCEILQLAALDMTPSSNWTPQADQS; from the coding sequence ATGATCAGCCAGGACCAGATCAAGGCATTCGGTAAGGTCGGCGTGCTCTATGGCGGCCGCTCGGCCGAGCGCGAGGTGTCCAACATGTCCGGCGCCGGCGTGCTGCAGGCGCTGCGCAGCCGCGGCGTGGATGCGCATCCCTTCGATCCCGGCCAGCGCACGCTGGGCGAATTGCAGGCGCAGAAGTTCGACCGCGTGTTCATCGCGCTGCACGGCCGCTACGGCGAGGACGGCACGCTGCAAGGCGCGCTGGAGCAGATGGGCTTGCCTTACACCGGCCCGGGTGTGATGGCGTCCTCGATTGCCATGGACAAGGTCATGACCAAGCGCATCTGGCTGGCGCACGGCCTGCCGACGCCGCGCTTCGCCGTGCTCGACGCCAAGGGAACCACGCGCGAACAGCTGCGCGCCGTGCCCGATGAGCTGGGCTTGCCGCTGATGCTCAAGGCGCCGCACGAAGGCTCGACCATCGGCATCGCCCGGGTCAACGGCTATTCGGATGTGCAGGCCGGCTTCGACCTGTGCGCGAAGTACGATGACGTGGTGCTGGCCGAGGAGTTCATCCGCGGCCGCGAGCTGACCGTGCCGGTGCTGGGCAGCGGCCGCGCCGCGCGCGCCTTGCCGGTGATCGAGATCCGCGCGCCGGAAGGCAACTATGACTACCAGAACAAGTATTTCACCGACGACACCAAGTACCTGTGCCCGGCGCCGATCGACGAGCAGCTGACGCAGCGCCTGCAGGAACTGGCGGTGCAGGCCTTCCATGCGGTCGGTTGCCGAGGCTGGAGCCGGGTCGACTTCATGCTGCGCGAGACGGACGGCCAGGCCGAGCCTTACCTGCTGGAGATCAACACCTCGCCCGGCATGACCGGCCATTCGCTGGTGCCGATGGCGGCCAAGGCGCTGGGCATGAGTTATGAGGATTTGTGCTGCGAGATCCTGCAGCTGGCGGCGCTCGACATGACGCCTTCGAGCAACTGGACGCCGCAGGCGGACCAGTCCTGA